In Stieleria varia, one genomic interval encodes:
- the gspL gene encoding type II secretion system protein GspL yields MRLPGCLIVAREDGWMIAAGENTQDLSADSTDDQIAQAAAELCRGQGLREARCVIALPSKSCFFAVVNLDDHAGTRDHNAMLYLLEDQLPIDAESIVADFGPALQQPDGGSQWAVSAVAISWRRWKTIVDAVESRGIHVMSLIPTAVLIARGVDADTSTSVSELLIVSPEGCDLVTWQADGLRSWKHLQLQTEALLRHQRLHPGTRLWIAGEAESETLSNAGFDGALIARDPHAYLIAGAEIALANRWGRWCDLRRDSLAPSDPLRPIAGPLNLVALAATVCCAVLIFGSWYRVRRIEQRIDQISEKQQAAFREAFPETRVPVMLMRHVRGQHTKILGSRGRSSEVDAPTAATDVVRRVIAGLEDNVRFRIVEIDVTDGECKLTVRVRESVDIGKLASGLENAGFDVLPPATQQIDPSRDEPILTYESTLTATWPGELADNGSADES; encoded by the coding sequence ATGCGATTGCCTGGTTGCTTGATCGTCGCACGTGAAGACGGCTGGATGATCGCCGCTGGCGAAAACACGCAGGACTTGAGCGCGGACTCAACGGACGATCAAATCGCACAAGCTGCGGCAGAGTTGTGCCGTGGCCAAGGGCTGCGGGAAGCTCGATGCGTGATCGCATTGCCATCCAAGTCATGCTTCTTTGCCGTCGTCAATTTGGACGACCATGCGGGCACACGCGATCACAATGCGATGCTGTATTTGCTGGAAGATCAACTACCGATCGACGCGGAATCCATTGTCGCGGATTTTGGGCCTGCTCTTCAGCAGCCTGATGGGGGCTCCCAGTGGGCTGTCTCGGCGGTTGCGATTTCATGGCGTCGCTGGAAAACAATCGTTGATGCCGTCGAGTCGCGGGGGATTCACGTGATGTCGTTGATCCCGACAGCCGTATTGATCGCTCGAGGGGTCGATGCCGACACATCGACATCGGTGTCTGAGTTGTTGATCGTCAGTCCTGAGGGTTGTGACTTGGTCACTTGGCAAGCCGATGGATTACGGAGTTGGAAACACCTACAGTTGCAAACCGAAGCGTTGCTCCGACATCAACGTCTGCATCCCGGTACCCGATTGTGGATTGCCGGCGAAGCAGAATCCGAAACGTTGTCCAACGCAGGTTTCGATGGAGCGTTGATCGCGCGAGACCCGCATGCGTACTTGATCGCAGGCGCTGAGATCGCGTTGGCCAATCGCTGGGGACGCTGGTGCGACTTGCGACGCGACTCGCTGGCCCCATCAGATCCGCTCCGCCCGATCGCAGGTCCTTTGAATCTGGTGGCTTTGGCTGCCACCGTTTGCTGTGCCGTGTTGATCTTTGGCTCCTGGTACCGAGTCCGTCGCATTGAGCAACGCATCGACCAGATCAGTGAAAAGCAGCAAGCCGCGTTTCGTGAAGCGTTCCCTGAGACGCGGGTACCCGTCATGCTGATGCGTCACGTACGGGGGCAACACACCAAGATCTTGGGATCTCGCGGCCGTTCGAGTGAAGTCGACGCGCCGACTGCAGCAACGGATGTCGTGCGTCGCGTCATTGCTGGACTGGAGGACAACGTTCGCTTTCGGATCGTCGAGATCGATGTCACCGACGGAGAGTGCAAACTGACCGTTCGGGTCCGTGAGTCGGTCGACATCGGCAAACTGGCCAGCGGTCTGGAGAACGCCGGTTTTGACGTGCTGCCGCCGGCGACCCAGCAGATCGACCCGTCGCGTGATGAACCGATCTTGACCTACGAATCAACGCTGACGGCGACTTGGCCCGGAGAGTTGGCAGATAATGGATCGGCAGACGAGTCATGA
- a CDS encoding type II secretion system protein N, which produces MEITQQRRLLTGMAGALLLGAVAGGAWSFMPIPTELSGVDSSGAQSSFVVAPPSQEPEPLNVDLELRLGSTLFDKPVAPPAAPVETPKLKPPVVTPSPRKNPLELTLVGTLIQSGESVAMIADASGKVDVARAGQSLDLLPAGVVVQEIDSESVTLRYQGQDSVMRLQKALSGSSGANGGGRRGANGRRN; this is translated from the coding sequence ATGGAAATCACTCAGCAACGACGACTATTGACTGGGATGGCCGGTGCATTGCTGTTGGGTGCAGTCGCTGGAGGTGCTTGGTCGTTCATGCCGATTCCGACAGAGTTGTCCGGCGTTGACTCGTCTGGGGCGCAGTCCAGCTTCGTCGTTGCGCCGCCGTCGCAAGAGCCCGAGCCGCTGAATGTGGATTTGGAGCTCCGATTGGGCAGCACGCTTTTTGACAAACCGGTTGCGCCGCCCGCGGCACCGGTCGAGACTCCGAAGCTCAAACCGCCCGTGGTGACACCCTCACCGCGAAAGAACCCACTGGAACTGACGCTTGTGGGAACGCTGATTCAGTCGGGCGAAAGTGTGGCAATGATCGCCGATGCGTCTGGCAAAGTCGACGTGGCTCGCGCAGGGCAATCATTGGATTTGTTGCCGGCCGGGGTGGTGGTCCAAGAGATCGACTCCGAGTCCGTGACCTTGCGTTATCAAGGACAGGACTCCGTCATGCGGTTGCAGAAGGCACTGAGCGGCTCATCTGGTGCAAACGGTGGCGGACGCCGTGGTGCCAACGGGAGGCGAAACTGA
- a CDS encoding type II secretion system protein GspK encodes MRCELGYNGRRCCRRGGYILLMVLAVAVLLTTVLARLAKTSLKQGLAAADAQVRLQQRWGSESLQQAVLPRAGKVFKEFDEQWRLQDQGAPPTTIRDAITLGRVTFDVVLGDEDAKLNLNAVYRLGGERRTQAVLQKLVRPELTSMIRLAPAVDQQTTRGNERTVGAVAGGEDLGDDAPLPDAFRSWGEVFDVSQISAAFGNDAALANLTTGITCWGSGQSNLRRASDEIIQAMVASVVSEAQASRLVARYRENPTMSAQILFQNQVSDETQRAQLSRMFSETSHNHSMWIDASATGRRSLRRFIVMQRDDSGMTRYHQFKY; translated from the coding sequence ATGCGATGTGAACTTGGTTACAACGGTAGGCGATGTTGTCGGCGAGGTGGGTACATCTTGTTGATGGTACTGGCAGTTGCAGTATTGCTGACGACGGTGCTGGCCAGGCTTGCGAAAACGAGTCTGAAACAAGGACTTGCAGCGGCCGATGCACAGGTTCGCTTGCAGCAACGTTGGGGCAGCGAGTCCCTGCAGCAGGCGGTACTGCCACGAGCGGGCAAGGTGTTCAAGGAATTCGATGAGCAATGGCGGTTGCAAGACCAAGGGGCACCGCCGACGACGATTCGAGATGCGATCACATTGGGAAGGGTCACGTTTGACGTCGTGCTGGGCGATGAAGACGCCAAGTTGAACCTGAACGCCGTTTATCGGTTGGGCGGTGAGCGTCGAACACAGGCGGTCTTGCAGAAACTGGTGCGACCTGAGTTGACTTCGATGATTCGGCTTGCTCCGGCAGTAGACCAACAGACCACGCGTGGGAATGAACGGACAGTGGGTGCAGTGGCAGGTGGTGAGGATTTGGGTGATGACGCACCGTTGCCGGATGCGTTTCGCAGTTGGGGTGAAGTTTTTGATGTTTCCCAGATCTCGGCGGCATTTGGAAACGACGCCGCCCTGGCGAATTTGACTACCGGAATCACTTGTTGGGGCAGCGGACAAAGCAATTTGCGACGGGCGTCCGATGAGATCATTCAGGCAATGGTTGCTTCTGTCGTTTCCGAGGCCCAAGCCAGCCGGCTGGTTGCTCGATATCGAGAGAACCCCACGATGTCGGCTCAGATCCTGTTTCAGAATCAGGTGAGCGATGAGACGCAGCGGGCGCAGCTGTCTAGAATGTTTTCGGAGACCAGTCACAATCATTCCATGTGGATCGACGCGTCAGCGACAGGGCGTCGTTCTTTGCGTCGGTTCATTGTGATGCAGCGAGATGACTCGGGGATGACCCGTTATCATCAGTTTAAGTATTGA
- a CDS encoding PulJ/GspJ family protein, with protein sequence MKRHRTRDCPRRGFTLIELVVSAVLASILMAACLNIMWSALREGQELERRDSDRAAVDQMVDVLLTDLQNARGMVAGEQELVLHGFLGIRDGRPDHSPGRVRYAIVRAGDHNVLVRSVESVGGSQSSLVWLGMGAFQMDVLAMASEVDAAEAGSMAGAVETGGLPEIPDSFRVRLISESGRVLHSEVVHHHAM encoded by the coding sequence ATGAAGCGACATCGCACTCGGGATTGTCCAAGGCGTGGATTCACTTTGATTGAGCTGGTTGTCTCGGCGGTGTTGGCATCGATTTTGATGGCAGCGTGCCTGAACATCATGTGGTCGGCGCTTCGTGAGGGACAGGAGCTTGAACGCCGCGACAGCGATCGTGCTGCGGTCGACCAGATGGTGGACGTCTTGCTCACCGACTTGCAAAACGCTCGCGGAATGGTGGCCGGTGAACAGGAGTTGGTGCTGCATGGTTTTCTTGGCATCCGCGACGGGCGCCCAGATCATTCACCTGGGCGTGTTCGTTATGCGATCGTGCGAGCAGGTGATCACAACGTCCTGGTGCGAAGCGTCGAGTCGGTTGGCGGAAGTCAAAGCAGTTTGGTATGGCTGGGAATGGGGGCGTTCCAAATGGATGTGCTCGCGATGGCAAGTGAGGTGGATGCGGCTGAGGCCGGCTCGATGGCTGGGGCCGTGGAGACCGGCGGGTTGCCGGAGATCCCTGATTCGTTTCGTGTGCGGTTGATTAGTGAGAGCGGGCGTGTCTTGCACAGTGAGGTGGTTCATCATCATGCGATGTGA
- a CDS encoding prepilin-type N-terminal cleavage/methylation domain-containing protein → MTKTRDGRIRGFTLIELIVVLVIIAMLSGLVVLSVGSTMDRHRLSQAVETIEAFDMRLRREARAWRQPISAKVNTQSKTMVVPQADGSERLFQLHQRVDVLSWRLATRRSGGRQVEIAVDGDGRSSSYVVELGGGKSRVWLVVLGGSGQTFVTPRQDEARGLLTLLESEK, encoded by the coding sequence ATGACCAAGACTCGTGACGGTCGGATTCGTGGGTTCACGTTGATTGAGCTGATCGTTGTCCTGGTCATCATCGCAATGCTGTCCGGGCTGGTGGTGCTGTCGGTCGGCAGCACGATGGATCGTCATCGATTGAGCCAAGCGGTGGAGACGATCGAAGCGTTTGACATGCGACTCAGACGCGAAGCCCGCGCATGGCGTCAACCGATATCGGCGAAGGTGAACACGCAGTCAAAGACGATGGTGGTGCCTCAAGCGGATGGCAGCGAGCGTTTGTTTCAATTGCACCAGCGGGTGGATGTCCTGTCCTGGCGTTTGGCGACGCGGCGCAGTGGTGGGCGTCAGGTGGAAATTGCTGTGGACGGTGACGGGCGATCGTCGAGCTACGTGGTGGAGTTGGGCGGTGGCAAGTCACGTGTGTGGTTGGTGGTGTTGGGAGGCAGCGGTCAGACGTTTGTGACGCCGCGACAGGACGAGGCTCGAGGGTTGCTGACATTGCTGGAGTCGGAGAAATGA
- the gspG gene encoding type II secretion system major pseudopilin GspG — MSCELTKRRRGFSLVELIVVMVILGMLAGLVAIRTRGYLVTSRQNAVKSEFATIMKALETFRIDQGRYPTEDEGLEILVQPTDTWPDGFLSKVPKDPWKNDYIYLVQDNRFEVICLGADGREGGESEDKDFSSDELQDDTQ; from the coding sequence ATGTCATGTGAACTCACAAAACGTCGACGCGGGTTTTCGCTTGTCGAACTGATCGTCGTGATGGTGATCCTGGGCATGCTGGCGGGATTGGTGGCGATTCGCACACGCGGATACTTAGTCACATCGCGACAGAACGCGGTGAAGTCTGAGTTTGCAACCATCATGAAAGCGCTCGAGACGTTTCGAATCGATCAAGGGCGGTATCCGACGGAGGACGAGGGACTTGAGATCCTGGTGCAGCCGACAGACACGTGGCCGGACGGGTTCTTGAGCAAGGTGCCGAAGGATCCGTGGAAGAACGATTACATCTATTTGGTCCAAGACAACCGCTTTGAAGTGATCTGCTTGGGTGCGGACGGACGTGAAGGGGGCGAGTCCGAGGACAAGGATTTCTCCAGCGATGAATTGCAAGACGACACGCAATGA
- a CDS encoding type II secretion system F family protein has protein sequence MAVFSYTGVDPSRQTIKGTIAADTPRQARDLLRMQGVQVRKLVPCVEKDSRRWSSRFSLSSTASQWTTVVHEMSMLLSAGIPILDALDTIAQQHTGTFRAAILGVHDRVAAGASLADALAERPDLFDAASVHMVAVGENSGTLDSVLQQLAEFKQRQMRFRDAVTTALIYPLFLVCFGTAAAVFLMTSVLPPLLENLQETLTELPWPTRVAKAISDVLLGYRWWLLAGAGVGAVGLYLVLRSERGKELCHSAVLRLPVVGSMSIKQNVSRIATIIGTLTRSGVDLPRAVDLAGQSIGNRVFKRALGECGERISAGVEIADAMASTGVFPPLAVRVFSVGQDSGKLDEMLFRLADDYDGQVATTSERLTSLLEPVLILVLAALVGFLLLATILPILEAGNVM, from the coding sequence ATGGCAGTTTTTTCTTACACCGGCGTCGATCCGTCACGTCAGACCATCAAAGGAACGATCGCGGCTGACACGCCCAGACAGGCTCGCGATTTGTTGCGGATGCAGGGCGTGCAGGTGCGCAAGCTGGTGCCGTGTGTTGAGAAAGACTCACGCCGTTGGTCGTCGCGATTCTCACTTTCGTCGACTGCTTCGCAATGGACGACCGTGGTTCACGAGATGTCCATGCTACTTTCTGCGGGCATTCCGATTCTGGACGCGTTGGACACGATCGCTCAACAACACACGGGCACCTTTCGCGCGGCGATCCTCGGTGTTCATGATCGTGTTGCCGCGGGAGCATCTTTGGCCGACGCATTGGCTGAACGTCCCGATCTGTTTGACGCTGCTTCGGTTCACATGGTTGCGGTGGGAGAGAATTCAGGGACGTTGGATTCGGTGTTGCAGCAATTGGCGGAATTCAAACAGCGGCAGATGCGGTTTCGCGACGCGGTGACCACCGCGTTGATTTATCCGTTGTTCTTGGTTTGCTTTGGAACGGCGGCCGCGGTGTTTCTGATGACGTCGGTGTTGCCGCCTTTGTTGGAGAACTTGCAAGAAACACTGACCGAGCTTCCATGGCCGACGCGAGTGGCCAAGGCGATCAGTGACGTCTTGCTGGGCTACCGTTGGTGGTTGCTCGCAGGGGCGGGGGTCGGCGCTGTTGGGTTGTATTTGGTGTTGCGATCTGAGCGAGGAAAAGAGCTGTGTCATTCCGCAGTGCTGCGGTTGCCGGTGGTCGGGTCGATGTCGATCAAGCAGAATGTATCGCGGATTGCGACGATCATCGGCACGTTGACGCGAAGCGGCGTTGATTTACCGCGCGCGGTTGACTTGGCTGGTCAGTCGATCGGCAATCGAGTATTCAAGAGAGCGCTCGGCGAGTGTGGCGAGCGAATTTCAGCGGGGGTCGAGATTGCTGATGCGATGGCCAGTACAGGAGTTTTTCCTCCGTTGGCGGTGCGTGTGTTTTCCGTCGGTCAGGACTCAGGCAAATTGGACGAGATGCTCTTTCGGCTAGCGGACGACTATGATGGACAGGTGGCGACGACGTCGGAGCGGTTGACTTCGCTGTTGGAACCCGTGCTAATCCTTGTCTTGGCCGCGTTGGTCGGTTTTCTGTTGTTGGCCACGATTCTTCCTATTCTGGAGGCCGGAAATGTCATGTGA
- a CDS encoding GspE/PulE family protein has translation MSDASPTTGDSAQSRDASLMSAAPSREGAANRDAAIVGPVLTSSTDDIASDLPAETRELAQWLQCPVCVELARLKPSSVFLAYLPIAFARSRRLLGFDHEGKLLVAVCDRDGYESLDVVGRVLGRAVEPIVTTASELSKAVNAAYSDRSSQAQQVIDTIDRDTVLREIDQLGSREDLLDTEGRAPIIQLVNHLLFDAVKAGASDVHIQPYEDRVVVRQRIDGVLFDAFDVPKNVQEEVLSRIKVLGKMNIAEKRLPQDGRATVQLGDRTVDLRIASLPTSHNERIVIRLLDKSARLYTLGELGMPEHYLSRFRELIRRDHGMILVTGPTGSGKSTTLYGALQEINSHDLNVLTLEDPIEYQLDGISQTQINEKKGMTFASGMRSVLRQDPDIIMVGEIRDSETAVMAIQASLTGHLVFSTLHTNDAASAVTRLLDLNIEPYLVSSSLVAALAQRLVRKLCGQCKRPAAPNSARPPLPPDSLMKSYGVDTSELAGVYVPVGCDACRQTGYRGRVGLFELLLIDDNTRELIQSRANASQIRQAGIDAGMHLLSTDGLLKIHQGVTTLDEVLRVTTL, from the coding sequence ATGTCCGACGCCTCCCCCACAACCGGTGACTCTGCCCAGTCGCGTGACGCGTCACTGATGTCGGCTGCGCCGAGCAGAGAAGGTGCGGCTAACAGAGACGCGGCGATCGTTGGACCTGTTCTCACCAGTTCCACCGACGACATCGCGTCGGACTTGCCCGCAGAGACTCGGGAGCTGGCGCAATGGTTGCAATGCCCCGTTTGCGTCGAGCTGGCACGCTTGAAACCGTCATCCGTTTTCTTGGCATACTTGCCGATTGCATTCGCACGATCTCGACGGTTGCTGGGATTTGATCACGAAGGAAAACTTCTCGTGGCGGTCTGCGATCGTGACGGCTACGAATCGCTGGATGTCGTCGGTCGAGTGTTGGGGCGCGCCGTTGAGCCGATCGTGACGACGGCGTCCGAACTGAGCAAGGCGGTCAACGCGGCTTACTCGGACCGGTCCAGCCAAGCGCAGCAGGTGATCGACACGATCGACCGCGACACGGTGCTACGTGAGATCGATCAACTGGGCAGTCGCGAAGACTTGTTGGACACGGAAGGCCGAGCGCCGATCATCCAATTGGTCAACCACTTGCTGTTTGACGCTGTCAAAGCGGGTGCATCGGACGTCCACATCCAGCCGTATGAAGACCGCGTGGTGGTCCGTCAACGGATCGACGGTGTGTTGTTCGATGCGTTTGATGTTCCCAAGAACGTCCAGGAAGAAGTCCTGTCTCGGATCAAGGTCTTGGGCAAGATGAACATTGCCGAGAAACGGTTGCCGCAAGACGGTCGGGCAACGGTGCAACTGGGCGACCGGACCGTTGATTTGCGAATCGCGTCCTTGCCGACAAGTCACAACGAGCGGATCGTCATCCGTTTGTTGGACAAGAGCGCTCGGCTGTACACGCTGGGTGAGCTTGGGATGCCCGAGCACTATTTGTCACGGTTTCGTGAGTTGATTCGCCGCGACCACGGAATGATTTTGGTCACCGGTCCGACAGGCAGTGGAAAGAGTACGACGTTGTACGGCGCGTTGCAGGAGATCAATTCACATGATCTGAACGTGCTGACCCTGGAGGATCCGATCGAGTACCAGCTTGATGGCATCAGCCAAACGCAGATCAATGAAAAAAAGGGGATGACCTTTGCCTCCGGCATGCGCAGCGTTCTGCGTCAGGACCCGGACATCATCATGGTCGGTGAGATCCGAGACAGCGAGACGGCGGTGATGGCCATTCAAGCATCGTTGACCGGGCACCTAGTTTTCAGCACGTTGCACACTAACGACGCGGCCAGTGCGGTGACGCGATTGTTGGATTTGAACATCGAGCCGTACCTGGTCAGCAGTTCGCTGGTGGCCGCGCTTGCGCAGCGTTTGGTCCGCAAGTTGTGCGGGCAATGCAAGCGTCCAGCCGCGCCGAATTCGGCTCGTCCACCCTTGCCGCCTGACTCGCTGATGAAGTCCTACGGTGTCGATACATCCGAGCTTGCGGGTGTCTATGTGCCGGTCGGTTGTGACGCGTGCCGCCAGACCGGATACCGAGGTCGTGTCGGATTGTTTGAGTTGTTGTTGATCGACGACAACACGCGAGAGTTGATCCAGAGTCGGGCTAACGCGTCACAAATTCGTCAAGCGGGAATCGACGCGGGGATGCATCTGTTGTCGACGGATGGTTTGCTAAAGATTCATCAGGGGGTGACGACGCTAGACGAAGTCCTGAGGGTAACGACGCTGTAG
- a CDS encoding secretin N-terminal domain-containing protein, which produces MPDLLADRTVGFARPVPHILFVAFLAAWTMSAGTCAAQANRSPSKSTFQSAANDEIVELNLSGTVKVTALLELMSKELGIRFLHGTDIAQRDVTVYTPAKLPKSVLPTLLGSLLREANLAIVDSDVAGWKRVVDIGDILSNARTGDAEEVTRRNGPAAAVTQVIPIKYIDVTTISTSLKPFMSKTGSNIIALAEQNLLIVTGYAADVQEIVEMLRMIDKPKGQGSIEIYLPVNRSPESLIAQAESIMAGGASRKPGGDDGPKLFHDRAGARILVAGQTEVVTEIVTLLRQLDTGSGALTKVYRLQYVSATRIDKLVKGFVQPGDAKDQNAEIETTVDEEGNLLVIRASDGVHRQVEMLIKELDRAVDSAESPIQFYKLKNATAIEVLYSLMALQQATGSGGVAQAGGLQAGAFGTLGGLNVGGVYPVGAMVGNMGFNPNATVSMPPQPITSTSPQREANQNSQLSPLIANNSGGFANPGFAGGQLGGFGGPLGNGFGSGFAGGGFAGGGQVATLPGGARISADVATNSLIIYAPANVQPLYEKLIRSLDQRRPQVLIEADIVAVDTSNNFSLGVEISGGDRQGAKRLFKFTSFGLSEVDPTDGSLTINPALGFNGVLIDPEVADVIVQALSAHTRSRVLASPKILVNDNQTGNLESVASVPFQSVNAADTIATTSLGGTQQAGTTIEVTPHINEDDHLQLEFRVEFSTFVGEGTAALPPPRQIDSLGSVVTIPDGKTVVVGGLKRSTDSNTFTGVPWAEKVPILRELTSLRTEANSTTSFFLFIRPRILRDSQFRDLQYLSHVETQDAELSGDYPRSGPMLIPCPTPPPQPVTLPSRVTRH; this is translated from the coding sequence TTGCCTGATTTGCTTGCAGATCGCACCGTCGGCTTTGCTCGGCCTGTTCCTCACATCCTTTTCGTCGCTTTCTTGGCGGCGTGGACGATGTCGGCTGGCACCTGCGCGGCTCAAGCTAATCGGTCTCCGTCTAAGTCAACGTTTCAGTCAGCGGCAAATGACGAGATCGTCGAGTTGAACTTGTCCGGCACGGTCAAGGTGACCGCGTTGCTGGAATTGATGAGCAAAGAACTCGGCATTCGGTTTCTGCACGGAACGGATATCGCCCAGCGGGATGTCACGGTTTACACGCCCGCAAAGCTGCCCAAGAGCGTGTTGCCGACATTGCTGGGCAGCCTGCTCCGCGAAGCCAACCTTGCGATTGTTGACTCCGACGTCGCCGGGTGGAAACGCGTGGTCGATATTGGAGATATTTTGTCCAACGCACGAACCGGGGATGCGGAGGAAGTCACGAGGCGAAATGGGCCGGCTGCTGCGGTCACTCAAGTGATCCCGATCAAATACATCGATGTGACCACCATCTCCACTTCGCTCAAACCGTTCATGTCAAAGACCGGTTCGAATATCATCGCCCTGGCGGAACAGAATTTGTTGATCGTCACCGGTTACGCGGCGGACGTTCAAGAAATTGTCGAGATGCTGAGAATGATCGACAAGCCCAAGGGCCAGGGTTCCATCGAAATCTATTTGCCCGTCAACCGTTCCCCTGAGTCCCTGATCGCGCAAGCCGAATCGATCATGGCGGGTGGCGCGAGTCGAAAACCCGGTGGCGATGATGGTCCCAAATTGTTCCACGACCGAGCGGGCGCACGCATTCTGGTTGCGGGTCAGACCGAAGTCGTTACAGAGATCGTCACGTTGTTGCGACAATTGGATACTGGCAGCGGAGCGTTGACGAAGGTCTACCGGCTGCAATATGTCTCGGCCACTCGGATCGACAAATTGGTCAAGGGGTTTGTGCAGCCGGGCGACGCCAAGGACCAAAACGCTGAGATCGAAACAACGGTGGACGAGGAAGGAAACTTGTTGGTCATCCGTGCGTCCGATGGAGTCCACCGACAAGTGGAGATGTTGATCAAGGAGTTGGATCGCGCGGTGGATTCGGCGGAAAGTCCGATTCAGTTCTACAAGCTAAAAAACGCGACGGCGATCGAAGTGCTGTATTCGTTGATGGCATTGCAACAAGCGACCGGCAGCGGCGGCGTTGCGCAAGCGGGCGGATTACAGGCCGGTGCATTTGGGACATTGGGCGGATTGAACGTGGGCGGTGTGTATCCCGTCGGTGCGATGGTGGGCAACATGGGTTTCAATCCCAACGCGACGGTCAGCATGCCTCCTCAGCCGATCACCAGCACATCGCCGCAACGCGAAGCGAATCAGAACAGTCAGCTTTCTCCATTGATCGCGAACAACTCGGGCGGGTTTGCCAACCCGGGTTTTGCCGGCGGTCAGCTTGGCGGTTTCGGCGGCCCGTTGGGGAACGGATTTGGAAGCGGATTTGCAGGTGGCGGATTTGCAGGTGGCGGGCAGGTCGCAACGTTGCCAGGTGGCGCGCGGATTTCTGCAGACGTCGCCACGAACAGCTTGATCATCTATGCCCCAGCCAACGTGCAGCCGTTGTATGAAAAACTGATTCGATCGTTGGATCAACGACGTCCACAGGTCTTGATCGAAGCCGACATTGTGGCCGTGGACACCAGCAACAACTTTTCATTGGGCGTGGAGATCTCCGGCGGTGATCGGCAAGGGGCCAAGCGGTTGTTCAAATTCACTTCGTTCGGTTTGAGCGAAGTCGACCCGACGGACGGATCATTGACGATCAACCCGGCTTTGGGTTTCAACGGAGTGTTGATCGATCCGGAGGTCGCTGACGTGATCGTGCAAGCTTTATCGGCTCACACGCGTAGTCGCGTGTTGGCATCGCCGAAGATCTTGGTCAACGACAATCAAACGGGAAATCTGGAAAGCGTCGCGAGTGTGCCATTTCAAAGCGTCAATGCGGCGGACACGATCGCCACGACCAGTTTGGGCGGGACACAGCAGGCCGGTACGACGATCGAGGTCACGCCGCACATTAACGAAGACGACCATTTACAATTGGAGTTTCGGGTCGAGTTCAGCACATTCGTCGGCGAAGGCACCGCCGCGTTACCTCCGCCGCGCCAGATCGACAGCTTGGGCAGCGTGGTGACGATCCCGGACGGAAAGACGGTGGTGGTCGGGGGCCTGAAACGCTCCACCGACAGCAACACGTTCACCGGGGTGCCGTGGGCTGAAAAAGTGCCGATATTGCGTGAGCTGACCAGCCTAAGAACCGAAGCCAACTCGACGACTTCGTTTTTTCTGTTCATCCGACCGCGTATCTTGAGGGACTCTCAGTTCCGAGATCTGCAATACTTGTCTCATGTCGAAACACAGGATGCCGAGCTTTCTGGCGACTATCCTCGTAGCGGGCCGATGTTGATTCCATGTCCGACGCCTCCCCCACAACCGGTGACTCTGCCCAGTCGCGTGACGCGTCACTGA